One Oryza brachyantha chromosome 3, ObraRS2, whole genome shotgun sequence DNA segment encodes these proteins:
- the LOC102706552 gene encoding cold-regulated protein 27-like translates to MDQPPGLADITSAGSSNGWTDEKHMLYISSLEESFVTQLYDGKVNSKAVFCRSSSVWGHGMCNENRTDNIVAQEFWGLDEVDGAASRASQTKHIGSTSCYGHQEDSKSYFMGDDASTTEPRQERISYRAKRNSHGLCSASSFHWHGQSSSWITELSDQNFSDEETEIRREQTVACSNKRLKHAPPGTNMVASPGNANLEGYYSGSSSDLDIGLLYAETASPSWKSQGQRTWSV, encoded by the exons ATGGATCAGCCGCCGGGACTAGCG GACATAACGAGCGCTGGTTCATCAAATGGATGGACGGATGAAAAGCACATGCTATATATTAGTTCATTGGAGGAATCATTTGTTACCCAACTGTATGATGGTAAAGTCAACTCAAAGGCGGTGTTCTGCCGATCTTCAAGTGTATGGGGGCACGGTATGTGCAATGAAAATCGTACAGATAACATAGTTGCTCAG GAATTCTGGGGGTTGGATGAGGTTGACGGAGCTGCATCGAGAGCATCACAAACTAAGCATATCGGATCAACTTCATGTTATGGCCATCAGGAAGATAGCAAATCCTATTTTATGGGTGATGATGCATCAACTACTGAGCCAAGACAAGAAAGAATCAGTTACCGTGCAAAACGAAATAGCCATGGATTGTGTTCTGCTTCCAGTTTCCACTGGCATGGGCAATCTTCTTCTTGGATAACAG AGTTATCAGACCAAAACTTCAGCGATGAGGAGACTGAAATTAGAAGGGAACAAACCGTAGCATGCAGCAACAAGAGACTGAAACATGCTCCTCCTGGTACAAACATG GTTGCGTCACCTGGAAACGCAAATTTAGAAGGATATTACAGTGGCAGCTCATCAGATCTCGACATTGGATTACTGTACGCAGAAACTGCTTCACCATCGTGGAAATCCCAGGGACAGAGGACTTGGTCCGTGTGA
- the LOC102713723 gene encoding CLK4-associating serine/arginine rich protein, translated as MWHEARKSERKVHDLMDAARRRAQRRAAYLARRRGDPHQSLQVSGARCRVHRDDALYQATEDQQGLIPWNGKQDVLIDRFDGRALLDFIRDSSSRPFRVQQKSEEEEELEEFVNFESYRDLIKHRRRGFSDEVGLQHVVQELEAKSILPFGIEKPQSSQPPTIKGTYSQVGYSYKGDGNEESEDLNTDDEDEEEEDDEDDKDFSSDDSSDERMEIIAKEFGVKRYNWLVYMDKKAKEEEKRQKEIIKGDPSIKKLSRRERRKVSQIEREREREAARSFGRASYRDPYREQRRSPSYESYSRGRRSRSRSRSHSPSYSRRHGHGTHGESNYRSKPKTPRVEYITEFGGSDDTRELKVAGISPPSSPIRVGIPNRSSGGEILEALHSDPASSLSLEQEKSTKNLKVPTSTSSALVKLSKCATGGPAKTVQIEKKETPQERLKRIMSKQLNKQIRKDTAAEIAKKRELERQRQEKLAEVGRYRGRSRSPSRSPPRRRHYSRSRSRSRSPRWYHSSRSHSRSPSRSPRYRSRSRH; from the exons ATGTGGCACGAGGCGCGGAAGTCGGAGCGGAAGGTCCACGACCTCATGGACGCCGCGCGCCGGAGGGcgcagcgccgcgccgcctacctcgcgcgccgccgcggggacCCGCACCAGTCCCTCCAGGTCTCCGGCGCGCGCTGCCGCGTCCACCGCGACGACGCGCTCTACCAGGCCACCGAGGACCAGCAGGGATT GATACCATGGAATGGAAAACAAGACGTTTTAATCGACAG ATTTGATGGCCGTGCACTACTTGACTTCATCCGTGACTCTAGCTCTCGGCCTTTTCGGGTCCAACAAAAGtctgaagaagaggaagagttAGAGGaatttgttaattttgaaAGTTACCGGGATTTGATTAAGCATCGACGTAGAGGAT TCTCTGATGAGGTGGGTTTGCAGCATGTTGTGCAAGAGTTGGAGGCAAAGTCTATTCTTCCTTTTGGCATTGAGAA ACCTCAATCCTCGCAGCCTCCTACTATCAAGGGCACATATTCACAGGTGGGTTACTCATATAAAGGGGATGGAAATGAAGAATCTGAAGATCTGAACACTGACGATGAGgatgaagaggaagaggatgatGAGGATGACAAGGATTTCAGTAGTGATGATAGCAGTGATGAACGAATGGAAATCATAGCCAAGGAGTTTGGTGTAAAACGATACAACTGGCTTGTTTACATGGACAAGAAGGCCAAGGAAGAGGAAAAACGCCAGAAAGAGATTATCAAAGGCGATCCTTCTATT AAAAAACTGAGCCgcagagaaagaagaaaagtttCTCAAATTGAGAGGGAAAGAGAGCGGGAAGCAGCACGTTCTTTTGGAAGGGCATCCTATCGTGATCCTTATAG GGAGCAAAGGAGAAGTCCGTCATATGAGTCATATTCAAGGGGCAGAAG ATCgaggtcaagatcaagatcTCATTCACCTTCCTATTCTAGACGGCATGGCCATGGTACACATGGTGAAAGCAACTACCGAAGCAAGCCAAAGACTCCAAGGGTTGAATATATCACTGAATTTGGAGGTTCAGATGACACCCGTGAGCTGAAAGTTGCAGGGATCTCTCCACCTTCATCTCCAATACGAGTTGGCATACCTAACCG GTCATCAGGTGGTGAAATTCTTGAGGCACTTCACAGTGATCCTGCATCTTCTTTGTCCCTGGAGCAGGAAAAAagcacaaaaaatttgaaagtgCCTACCAG TACATCATCAGCACTAGTCAAACTAAGCAAGTGCGCCACTGGGGGACCTGCCAAAACGGTCCagattgaaaagaaagaaacaccGCAAGAACGGCTCAAAAGAATAATGAGCAAACAGCTTAACAAGCAGA TTCGAAAGGACACTGCTGCTGAGATAGCAAAGAAACGAGAACTGGAACGCCAAAGGCAGGAAAAACTTGCGGAGGTAGGTCGGTACAGGGGTCGTAGCAGGAGCCCCAGCCGGTCTCCACCAAG AAGGCGACATTATAGCAGAAGCCGTAGTAGGAGTAGAAGCCCAAGGTGGTATCATTCATCCCGGTCCCATTCTCGTTCACCTTCTCGATCTCCAAG GTACAGAAGCAGGTCGAGGCACTGA